Proteins encoded in a region of the Frondihabitans sp. 762G35 genome:
- a CDS encoding TrmH family RNA methyltransferase translates to MRITPISDLDRPELDDYSRLTDVALRRKREPEDGLYIAESSKVISRALAAGHRPRSILLGEKWLADIEPLVREFDGDIFVGEPALLEQLTGYHLHRGALASMHRPALPTVAEILQDARRVVVLEDIVDHTNVGAIFRAVAGLGADAVLVTPRCADPLYRRSVRVSMGTVLQVPWTRLPDWPEGSDLLRAAGFEIAALALSDDAVTLDAYAADPPERVALLFGTEGDGLSTNALRAADRVVTIPMLHGVDSLNVAAASAVALWALRVGATPSAGAEA, encoded by the coding sequence GTGCGCATCACCCCCATCTCCGACCTCGATCGGCCGGAGCTCGACGACTACTCGCGACTCACCGACGTCGCCCTGCGTCGCAAGCGCGAACCGGAGGACGGCCTCTACATCGCCGAGTCGTCGAAGGTCATCTCCCGGGCCCTCGCGGCCGGGCATCGGCCGCGCTCGATCCTGCTCGGCGAGAAGTGGCTGGCCGACATCGAGCCTCTCGTCCGCGAGTTCGACGGCGACATCTTCGTGGGGGAGCCTGCGCTCCTCGAGCAGCTGACGGGGTACCACCTCCACCGGGGCGCCCTGGCGTCCATGCACCGTCCGGCCCTGCCGACGGTGGCCGAGATCCTGCAGGATGCCCGGCGCGTCGTCGTCCTGGAGGACATCGTCGACCACACCAACGTGGGCGCGATCTTCCGCGCCGTCGCGGGTCTCGGCGCCGACGCGGTCCTCGTCACCCCCCGCTGCGCCGATCCGCTCTACCGGCGGAGCGTCCGCGTCAGCATGGGGACGGTTCTCCAGGTGCCGTGGACCCGCCTGCCGGACTGGCCGGAGGGCAGCGACCTGCTCCGGGCGGCCGGCTTCGAGATCGCGGCGCTTGCCCTCAGCGACGACGCGGTGACCCTCGACGCCTACGCGGCCGATCCACCCGAGCGCGTCGCGCTCCTGTTCGGCACCGAGGGCGACGGCCTGTCGACGAACGCGCTCCGGGCCGCCGACCGCGTCGTCACCATCCCGATGCTCCACGGCGTCGACAGCCTCAACGTGGCGGCCGCCTCCGCCGTCGCGCTGTGGGCGCTCCGCGTCGGCGCCACCCCCTCCGCAGGAGCCGAGGCGTGA
- a CDS encoding DEAD/DEAH box helicase, which produces MGQAESVESAGVSAGNSAAEHLSPAFPERAAWGTAGKLRAWQAEALEKYFATSPRDFLAAATPGAGKTTFALRLATELLSRGEIDRVVVVAPTEHLKRQWADAADRVNLRLDPMFKNGDGTFGRHYHGVAITYAQVGMKPEVHRAITEAGRTLVILDEVHHGGDALTWGDGIREAFGRATRRLSLTGTPFRSDTAPIPFVQYAPDEHGIRTSQSDYSYGYGRALADGVVRPVLFMAYAGAMRWRTRMGDEMSATLGEAVTKDITAQAWRTALSPQGDWMQAVLSAADKRLTEVRRGVPDAGGLVIATDHTAARAYSTILTRLTGERPTVVLSDEKAASDRIQAFSDGDSRWMVAVRMVSEGVDVPRLAVGVYATSASTPLFFAQAVGRFVRARRRGETASIFLPSVPSLMALAGQLELERDHALDRPTDADDGLFTPEEDALVAEANREEKASSLLEQQPFEALDAQASFDRVLYDGGEFGSGGEIGSLEELDFIGIPGLLEPDQVRDLLRQRQATQAGRAKRAPKTGLPTQVVQEARPLYQTIKEQRQELSRLVSIWSRHSNEPHGTIHADLRRISGGPAVAQASTEQIQKRIDVLRGRIGSRR; this is translated from the coding sequence CTGGGCCAGGCGGAGTCCGTCGAATCCGCGGGCGTCTCCGCCGGGAACTCGGCCGCCGAGCACCTTTCGCCCGCCTTCCCCGAGCGGGCCGCCTGGGGCACCGCGGGCAAGCTGCGCGCCTGGCAGGCCGAGGCGCTGGAGAAGTACTTCGCGACGTCGCCGCGCGACTTCCTCGCCGCCGCGACACCCGGCGCCGGCAAGACGACCTTCGCCCTCCGCCTCGCGACCGAGCTCCTCTCGCGCGGTGAGATCGACCGCGTCGTCGTCGTCGCCCCGACGGAGCACCTCAAGCGCCAGTGGGCCGACGCCGCCGACCGCGTCAACCTCCGGCTCGACCCGATGTTCAAGAACGGCGACGGCACCTTCGGGCGGCACTACCACGGCGTCGCGATCACCTACGCGCAGGTCGGGATGAAGCCCGAGGTCCACCGGGCCATCACGGAGGCGGGGCGCACCCTCGTCATCCTCGACGAGGTCCACCACGGCGGCGACGCCCTCACCTGGGGCGACGGCATCCGCGAGGCGTTCGGCCGAGCGACCCGACGGCTCTCCCTCACTGGTACCCCGTTCCGCTCCGACACGGCTCCGATCCCGTTCGTCCAGTACGCGCCCGACGAGCACGGCATCCGCACCTCGCAGTCCGACTACTCCTACGGGTACGGTCGGGCCCTCGCCGACGGCGTCGTGCGCCCCGTCCTGTTCATGGCCTACGCCGGAGCCATGCGCTGGCGCACCCGGATGGGCGACGAGATGAGCGCCACGCTCGGCGAAGCCGTCACCAAAGACATCACCGCGCAGGCCTGGCGAACGGCCCTGTCCCCGCAGGGCGACTGGATGCAGGCCGTGCTGTCGGCCGCCGACAAGCGGCTCACCGAGGTCCGGCGCGGCGTCCCCGACGCCGGCGGCCTCGTCATCGCGACCGACCACACGGCCGCACGCGCCTACTCGACGATCCTCACCCGGCTCACGGGGGAGCGACCGACGGTCGTCCTCTCCGACGAGAAGGCCGCGAGCGACCGGATCCAGGCGTTCTCCGACGGCGACAGCCGCTGGATGGTCGCTGTCCGAATGGTCTCCGAGGGAGTCGACGTCCCCCGGCTGGCCGTCGGCGTCTACGCCACCAGCGCCTCCACGCCGCTCTTCTTCGCCCAGGCGGTGGGCCGGTTCGTCCGTGCCCGACGCCGCGGAGAGACCGCATCGATCTTCCTTCCGAGCGTCCCGAGCCTCATGGCTCTCGCCGGACAACTCGAGCTCGAACGCGACCACGCCCTCGACCGACCCACCGACGCCGACGACGGGCTCTTCACCCCCGAGGAGGACGCCCTCGTCGCCGAGGCCAACCGCGAGGAGAAGGCGTCCAGCCTTCTCGAGCAGCAGCCGTTCGAGGCCCTCGACGCGCAGGCCTCGTTCGACCGCGTCCTCTACGACGGCGGAGAGTTCGGCTCCGGCGGCGAGATCGGCAGCCTGGAGGAGCTCGACTTCATCGGCATCCCCGGGCTCCTGGAGCCCGACCAGGTGCGCGACCTCCTCCGTCAGCGCCAGGCCACCCAGGCGGGCCGCGCGAAACGCGCCCCGAAGACGGGTCTGCCGACGCAGGTCGTGCAGGAGGCCCGGCCGCTCTACCAGACCATCAAGGAGCAGCGGCAGGAGCTCAGCCGCCTCGTCTCGATCTGGTCGCGCCACTCGAACGAACCCCACGGCACGATCCACGCCGACCTGCGCCGGATCAGCGGCGGCCCCGCCGTCGCTCAGGCCTCCACGGAGCAGATCCAGAAGCGGATCGACGTGCTCCGCGGCCGGATCGGCAGCCGCCGCTAG
- a CDS encoding SGNH/GDSL hydrolase family protein, with the protein MARLHPWSRYVAIGDSFTEGVGDPEPRVPGGMRGWADRTAEVLGSSTDDFAYANLAIRGRLLQQIIDEQTDAALELRPDLVTVSAGGNDIIRPGTDPDEVASRLEGLVARLGADGATVVLFTGPDIGQTPVLGRIRGKVAIYNENIHTIALRHDAVVADMWALRELADSRMWAPDRLHFSPLGHHTIARMVLSSLAVENDLQPYELPPAEPQLWRAARREDIGWAREYLVPWVLRRVRHQSSGDGRSAKRPTPLAVFLGDDRAE; encoded by the coding sequence ATGGCTCGTCTTCATCCGTGGTCCCGCTACGTCGCCATCGGCGACTCGTTCACCGAAGGGGTCGGCGATCCCGAGCCCCGCGTCCCCGGAGGCATGCGCGGCTGGGCCGATCGCACGGCCGAGGTGCTGGGCTCGTCGACGGACGACTTCGCCTACGCCAACCTCGCGATCCGGGGCCGGCTCCTGCAGCAGATCATCGACGAGCAGACGGACGCGGCCCTGGAGCTCCGCCCCGACCTCGTCACCGTCTCGGCCGGCGGCAACGACATCATCCGTCCCGGCACCGACCCCGACGAGGTCGCCTCCCGCCTCGAGGGGCTCGTCGCCCGCCTCGGTGCCGACGGCGCGACGGTCGTCCTGTTCACCGGCCCGGACATCGGGCAGACGCCCGTGCTGGGGCGGATCCGCGGCAAGGTCGCGATCTACAACGAGAACATCCACACGATCGCGCTCCGTCACGACGCCGTGGTCGCCGACATGTGGGCTCTCCGCGAGCTCGCCGACAGCAGGATGTGGGCGCCCGACCGCCTGCACTTCTCGCCGCTCGGCCACCACACGATCGCGCGCATGGTCCTGTCGTCGCTCGCCGTCGAGAACGACCTCCAGCCCTACGAGCTCCCGCCCGCGGAACCGCAGCTGTGGCGCGCGGCGCGGCGCGAGGACATCGGCTGGGCCCGGGAGTACCTCGTGCCGTGGGTGCTCCGGCGGGTCCGGCACCAGTCGTCGGGCGACGGCCGGTCCGCCAAGCGTCCCACGCCGCTCGCGGTCTTCCTGGGCGACGACAGGGCGGAGTGA
- a CDS encoding D-alanyl-D-alanine carboxypeptidase family protein: MSRSGSGAHRVRRRLVGALLAVVVVASAVYFPATLLAPPPTAAASVTSPAPPSSSPVDPTFPTYGATGVEALGFDDSLTTSGDTRPRSIASISKIVTALVVLDKRPLRGGSGPTITFTAADHALYDTYLAKNGEVAPMATGARLSERQTLQVALIKSANNYAGALSAWAFGSNDQFVAATRTWLRENHLSNTTLVEPTGLDPRNRSTAADLVRLGTLALQNPDVKAIVATERVSIPGVGVVTNSNRLLGVDGVEGIKTGTLDEAGACLLFASRETIAGREVTIVGVMLGGKDHDSLDTDVRRLLASVRAGFRTVTPVKKGDVVGTYSTKWGATARAEADATVSRLVYGAPAISTEVSTERLRSGTAGERVGTLDVAIAGEKVAVPLRLDRALTAPTAWWRITNPQLG; encoded by the coding sequence GTGAGCCGGTCGGGCTCCGGCGCCCACCGGGTGCGGCGCCGGCTCGTCGGGGCGCTCCTCGCCGTCGTCGTGGTCGCCTCGGCGGTCTACTTCCCGGCGACGCTCCTGGCACCGCCGCCGACCGCCGCCGCCTCCGTGACCTCGCCCGCTCCACCGTCCTCGTCCCCGGTCGACCCGACCTTCCCGACCTACGGGGCGACCGGCGTCGAGGCCCTCGGCTTCGACGACAGCCTCACCACCTCCGGAGACACGAGACCGCGCTCGATCGCGTCGATCTCCAAGATCGTGACCGCGCTCGTCGTGCTCGACAAGCGGCCCCTCCGGGGCGGGTCCGGGCCGACGATCACCTTCACCGCGGCCGACCACGCGCTCTACGACACCTACCTCGCGAAGAACGGCGAGGTCGCACCGATGGCGACGGGTGCGCGGCTGAGCGAGCGGCAGACGCTCCAGGTCGCGCTCATCAAGTCGGCGAACAACTACGCCGGGGCGCTCTCCGCCTGGGCCTTCGGGTCGAACGACCAGTTCGTCGCCGCGACCCGCACCTGGCTCCGGGAGAACCACCTCTCGAACACGACGCTCGTCGAGCCCACGGGCCTCGACCCGAGGAACAGGAGCACCGCCGCCGATCTCGTCCGCCTCGGCACCCTCGCCCTCCAGAACCCCGACGTGAAGGCCATCGTGGCCACCGAGCGCGTGTCGATCCCGGGCGTGGGGGTCGTCACCAACTCCAACCGGCTGCTCGGCGTCGACGGCGTCGAGGGGATCAAGACCGGCACCCTCGACGAGGCGGGCGCCTGCCTCCTGTTCGCCTCCCGCGAGACGATCGCGGGGCGCGAGGTGACCATCGTCGGGGTGATGCTCGGCGGAAAGGACCACGACTCCCTCGACACCGACGTCCGGAGGCTGCTGGCCTCCGTCAGGGCCGGGTTCCGGACCGTCACCCCGGTGAAGAAGGGCGACGTCGTCGGGACCTACTCGACGAAGTGGGGCGCGACGGCACGGGCCGAGGCCGACGCGACCGTCTCGCGGCTCGTGTACGGGGCTCCTGCGATCTCGACGGAGGTCTCGACCGAGCGGCTGCGCTCGGGGACTGCCGGCGAGCGCGTCGGAACGCTCGACGTGGCGATCGCGGGGGAGAAGGTCGCCGTGCCGCTCCGGCTCGACCGCGCCCTGACGGCGCCGACCGCGTGGTGGCGCATCACGAACCCGCAGCTCGGCTGA
- a CDS encoding histidine phosphatase family protein, whose amino-acid sequence MTLLYLVRHGETDWNRARRIQGATDIPLNDLGREQARAAADLLSRRRFDRVVASPLVRAHETGAIIASRLGLPEPTPAPGMVERSYGEAEGLTFQEVEARFPDGTEVPGRESRADLLVRVERSLLEIAREAAGRSVVVATHGAVIRAIVSHVAPDEEVAVGVPIRNGSIHSFEVVDGALALVTFDDPIEVESEAAGRYAFDYQNALEGRGDL is encoded by the coding sequence ATGACCCTCCTCTACCTGGTGCGACACGGCGAGACCGACTGGAACAGGGCGCGCAGGATCCAGGGCGCCACCGACATCCCCCTCAACGACCTCGGTCGCGAGCAGGCCCGAGCCGCGGCCGATCTCCTCTCGCGCCGCCGCTTCGACCGGGTCGTCGCGAGCCCGCTGGTCCGCGCCCACGAGACGGGGGCGATCATCGCTTCGCGCCTCGGCCTCCCCGAGCCGACTCCGGCGCCCGGCATGGTCGAGCGCAGCTACGGCGAGGCGGAGGGCCTGACCTTCCAAGAGGTGGAGGCCCGATTCCCGGACGGCACGGAGGTGCCGGGTCGCGAGAGCCGGGCCGACCTCCTCGTGCGCGTGGAGCGCTCGCTCCTCGAGATCGCCCGGGAGGCCGCCGGCCGGTCCGTCGTCGTCGCCACCCACGGAGCGGTGATCCGCGCGATCGTCAGCCACGTGGCTCCCGACGAGGAGGTGGCCGTCGGCGTACCGATCCGCAACGGTTCGATCCACTCGTTCGAGGTGGTCGACGGGGCTCTCGCCCTGGTCACCTTCGACGACCCGATCGAGGTCGAGTCGGAGGCCGCCGGGCGCTACGCGTTCGACTACCAGAACGCCCTGGAGGGCCGAGGCGACCTCTGA
- a CDS encoding acyl-CoA dehydrogenase family protein yields the protein MTIAPVDPTLLLDDALLERFRSRAAGYDERNEFPTEDFEELRALGYLRLAVPVAAGGSGLGLEDIARLQSRLAEAAPATALAVNMHLVWTATASILRARGDDSLGLVLDDAAAGEVFAFGVSEPSNDLVLFDSVTRAEPAGDGGYRFTGTKIFTSLSPVWTRLGVFGRDDSDEAAPTIVHGFLRRDDPGHRSLGDWDTVGMRATQSHTTVLDGAPVAASRIVRVLPVGPSADPLVFGIFAAFETLIAAVYRGIARRALRLAVDAASARTSRRAGGASLALDPVVRWRVADAAIDVDGLEPQVDRVAQDVDALVDHGADWFPRLVGLKVRATETAARVVDQAITIAGGSSFRADTELGRLYRDVLAGRFHPSSTDSAHATVAQRLLGPL from the coding sequence GTGACCATCGCCCCTGTCGACCCGACCCTCCTCCTCGACGACGCGCTCCTCGAGCGCTTCCGCTCGCGAGCCGCGGGGTACGACGAGCGCAACGAATTCCCGACCGAGGACTTCGAGGAGCTGCGCGCCCTCGGCTACCTGCGTCTCGCCGTTCCCGTGGCCGCAGGAGGCTCGGGGCTCGGCCTCGAGGATATCGCCCGACTCCAGAGCCGGCTGGCCGAGGCGGCACCCGCGACGGCCCTCGCGGTCAACATGCACCTCGTCTGGACCGCGACGGCGAGCATCCTGAGGGCCCGCGGAGACGACTCGCTGGGGCTGGTCCTCGACGACGCGGCCGCCGGGGAGGTGTTCGCCTTCGGGGTGAGCGAACCGTCCAACGACCTCGTGCTGTTCGACTCGGTCACCCGCGCCGAGCCCGCAGGAGACGGCGGCTACCGATTCACGGGCACGAAGATCTTCACCTCGCTCTCTCCCGTGTGGACGCGGCTCGGCGTCTTCGGCCGCGACGACTCCGACGAGGCGGCACCCACGATCGTGCACGGCTTCCTCCGGCGCGACGACCCGGGGCACCGCTCGCTCGGCGACTGGGACACGGTGGGCATGCGGGCTACGCAGAGCCACACGACGGTGCTCGACGGCGCGCCGGTCGCCGCTTCGCGGATCGTCCGCGTCCTGCCCGTCGGCCCGAGCGCGGATCCGCTCGTGTTCGGGATCTTCGCCGCCTTCGAGACGCTCATCGCCGCCGTCTACCGGGGCATCGCCCGCCGGGCCCTCCGACTCGCGGTCGACGCCGCCTCCGCGCGCACCTCGCGGCGGGCCGGTGGCGCCTCGCTGGCCCTCGATCCCGTCGTCCGGTGGCGCGTCGCGGACGCCGCCATCGACGTCGACGGCCTCGAACCTCAGGTCGACCGCGTAGCGCAGGATGTGGACGCCCTCGTCGATCACGGAGCGGACTGGTTCCCGAGGCTCGTCGGCCTCAAGGTGCGCGCCACCGAGACCGCCGCGCGCGTCGTCGACCAGGCCATCACGATCGCGGGCGGGTCGTCTTTCCGGGCCGACACCGAGCTGGGACGGCTGTACCGCGACGTGCTGGCGGGACGGTTCCACCCGTCGTCGACCGACTCGGCGCACGCCACCGTGGCGCAGAGGCTGCTCGGGCCGCTGTAG
- a CDS encoding glycosyltransferase family 4 protein — protein sequence MRIVVDCRYVRVGRHDGISRFTAGVVRALAERHEVTMLISDVRQLDKLPEAPHRLVSAPTSILEPLVALQVNRLRPDVVWSPMQTMGSLGRRYRLVLTLHDLIYYTNRTPPPEFAAPIRLLWRLYHLAWWPQRLLLNRADEVVTVSRTTASEIAEHHLTRRRVTVVTNAADPSPVEVPERDGPRSRDLVYMGSFMPYKNVQTLARALPLLDGYRLHLMSRVSERERETLESLAPASSLVFHGGSSDEEYFETLLGATAVVSASRAEGFGIPLIEGMSVGTPALASDIPIFREIGGDAAIYFDQESPRAIAEAVRLLEAPGEWHRRSAASIDQASSFSWETSAQALLEVLERVGRAPR from the coding sequence CTGCGCATCGTCGTCGACTGCCGCTACGTGCGGGTGGGCCGCCACGACGGCATCTCCCGGTTCACCGCGGGGGTGGTCCGGGCCCTCGCCGAGCGGCACGAGGTCACGATGCTGATCAGCGACGTGCGGCAGCTCGACAAGCTGCCGGAGGCGCCGCACCGGCTGGTCTCGGCGCCCACGAGCATCCTGGAGCCCCTCGTCGCCCTGCAGGTGAACCGGCTCCGTCCGGACGTCGTCTGGTCGCCGATGCAGACGATGGGATCCCTGGGGCGGCGCTACCGCCTCGTGCTGACCCTGCACGACCTGATCTACTACACCAACCGCACGCCGCCGCCGGAGTTCGCGGCCCCGATCCGGCTGCTCTGGCGGCTCTACCACCTCGCGTGGTGGCCCCAGCGGCTGCTGCTGAACCGCGCGGACGAGGTCGTGACCGTGAGCCGCACGACGGCGAGCGAGATCGCGGAGCACCACCTCACCCGACGCCGGGTGACGGTCGTCACGAACGCGGCCGATCCCTCGCCCGTCGAGGTCCCCGAGCGCGACGGGCCCCGGAGCCGGGACCTCGTCTACATGGGCTCGTTCATGCCCTACAAGAACGTCCAGACCCTGGCCAGGGCTCTCCCGCTCCTCGACGGGTACCGGCTGCACCTGATGAGCCGTGTGAGCGAGCGCGAGCGCGAGACGCTCGAGAGCCTCGCACCGGCGTCGTCGCTGGTCTTCCACGGCGGGTCGAGCGACGAGGAGTACTTCGAGACCCTGCTCGGTGCCACGGCCGTCGTGTCGGCCTCGCGGGCCGAGGGCTTCGGCATCCCGCTCATCGAGGGCATGAGCGTCGGCACGCCCGCCCTCGCGAGCGACATCCCGATCTTCCGCGAGATCGGCGGCGACGCCGCGATCTACTTCGACCAGGAGTCGCCCCGCGCGATCGCCGAGGCGGTCCGGCTCCTCGAGGCGCCGGGGGAGTGGCACCGGAGGAGCGCGGCCTCGATCGATCAGGCGTCCTCGTTCAGCTGGGAGACCTCGGCCCAGGCCCTCCTGGAGGTGCTGGAGCGCGTCGGCCGCGCGCCGCGCTGA
- a CDS encoding alpha/beta fold hydrolase → MSAPTSPEPTVESPYAARLSAIPTVRRAVDVFGTTAHYWVYGSDDAPLTLVAVHGFRGEHHGLEPVVAFLDGVAEGRIRVLAPDLPGFGESPALPGREHSVATYASWLDGFLERTAGSARDSVVVLGHSFGSIVSAAALAQGVRAAKLILVNPIAAPALQGPRGVLTRLAVFYYWAGAALPERIGQAALRSRIVTRVASVAMAKTRSTSLRAWIHDQHDSYFSRFASRQVVLEAFRASVSSDVSTYASRIDVPVLLVAADRDDITALPAQYTLQTLFSDAQLDVIHGVGHLIHYEKPREAAIAIEDFLR, encoded by the coding sequence GTGAGTGCCCCGACTTCCCCCGAGCCCACCGTCGAATCGCCCTACGCCGCGCGTCTTTCGGCCATCCCGACGGTGCGGCGCGCCGTGGACGTCTTCGGCACCACGGCGCACTACTGGGTCTACGGCAGCGACGACGCCCCGCTGACCCTGGTGGCCGTGCACGGCTTCCGCGGCGAGCACCACGGTCTCGAGCCGGTCGTGGCGTTCCTCGACGGCGTGGCCGAGGGCAGGATCCGCGTGCTCGCCCCGGATCTCCCCGGCTTCGGCGAGTCGCCGGCTCTCCCGGGCCGCGAGCACAGCGTCGCCACGTACGCGTCGTGGCTCGACGGCTTCCTCGAGCGGACCGCCGGGTCCGCCCGCGACTCGGTCGTCGTACTGGGGCACTCCTTCGGCTCGATCGTGTCGGCGGCGGCGCTGGCGCAGGGGGTGCGCGCGGCGAAGCTGATCCTCGTGAACCCGATCGCGGCTCCTGCGCTCCAGGGTCCGCGGGGGGTGCTGACGCGCCTCGCGGTCTTCTACTACTGGGCGGGCGCGGCGCTCCCCGAGCGGATCGGGCAGGCGGCTCTCCGCAGCCGAATCGTCACCCGCGTCGCGAGCGTCGCCATGGCCAAGACGAGGTCGACCTCGCTCCGGGCGTGGATCCACGACCAGCACGACAGCTACTTCTCGAGGTTCGCGTCCCGCCAGGTGGTTCTCGAAGCGTTCCGCGCGAGCGTGTCGAGCGACGTGTCGACGTACGCGTCGCGCATCGACGTTCCGGTGCTCCTGGTGGCGGCGGACCGCGACGACATCACGGCGCTGCCGGCGCAGTACACGTTGCAGACGCTGTTCTCCGACGCGCAGCTCGACGTGATCCACGGTGTCGGCCACCTCATCCACTACGAGAAGCCGCGGGAGGCGGCGATCGCGATCGAGGACTTCCTCCGATGA
- the dinB gene encoding DNA polymerase IV, whose amino-acid sequence MSKQDGSGRQVTAYATDDATAGILHVDMDAFFASVELLEHPELVGLPVVVGHRSQRSVVTAATYEARKYGVNSAMPMAVALRRCPQAIVLEPHFERYRHFSSVVMSMFDDVTPLVERLGIDEAFLDVTGSRRLLGSTFEIATALRRRVFAETGLHCSIGAASTKFVAKLASSVAKPDGLLIVPHDETIAFLHPRPIGALWGVGGRTEEVLRGYGLATIGDVAHAPLEFLQRAIGQAGGAKIHALSWGRDPRRIETRVDEKSVGHEVTFEHDVADADQIRRELFRLSDQVGRRLRAAGASGRTVVLKLRFGDFTTITRSKTLAEPTDLGRRIYEEVRGVYEASGKQLTPIRLVGVRLEQLTLEGGSSGAVGLWDDDADWREAETTMDALRARFGPGSVTSASLLGTSTKRLSRGTRPERRDTPEAPAQAPVVPRNTPDVSEPPWRPE is encoded by the coding sequence GTGAGCAAACAGGACGGCAGCGGTCGGCAGGTCACGGCGTACGCGACCGACGACGCGACGGCGGGCATCCTGCACGTCGACATGGACGCCTTCTTCGCCTCCGTCGAGCTGCTGGAGCACCCCGAGCTGGTCGGCCTGCCGGTCGTCGTGGGTCATCGCTCGCAGCGGTCGGTCGTCACGGCGGCCACCTACGAGGCCCGCAAGTACGGCGTCAATTCCGCGATGCCGATGGCCGTCGCCCTTCGGCGCTGTCCCCAGGCGATCGTCCTCGAACCGCACTTCGAGCGTTACCGGCACTTCTCGTCGGTCGTCATGTCGATGTTCGACGACGTCACCCCGCTCGTCGAGCGCCTGGGCATCGACGAGGCGTTCCTCGACGTGACCGGTTCCCGGCGGCTCCTGGGCTCCACCTTCGAGATCGCGACGGCGCTCCGCCGCCGTGTCTTCGCCGAGACGGGACTGCACTGCAGCATCGGGGCCGCGTCGACGAAGTTCGTCGCGAAGCTCGCGTCGAGCGTCGCGAAACCCGATGGGCTGCTCATCGTCCCGCACGACGAGACGATCGCGTTCCTCCACCCTCGGCCCATCGGGGCGCTCTGGGGCGTCGGTGGTCGCACCGAAGAGGTGCTGCGGGGCTACGGCCTCGCGACCATCGGCGACGTCGCGCACGCGCCCCTCGAGTTCCTGCAGCGCGCCATCGGGCAGGCGGGCGGGGCGAAGATCCACGCGTTGTCGTGGGGGCGCGACCCCCGGCGGATCGAGACGAGGGTCGACGAGAAGAGCGTCGGTCACGAGGTCACGTTCGAGCACGACGTGGCCGACGCCGACCAGATCCGGCGCGAGCTCTTCCGGCTGAGCGACCAGGTCGGCAGGAGACTCCGCGCGGCGGGCGCGTCCGGGCGCACGGTGGTGCTCAAGCTGCGCTTCGGCGACTTCACGACGATCACGCGCTCGAAGACGCTCGCCGAGCCGACCGACCTCGGTCGCCGCATCTACGAGGAGGTGCGCGGCGTCTACGAGGCCTCCGGCAAGCAGCTGACGCCGATCCGCCTGGTCGGCGTGCGGCTCGAGCAGTTGACGCTCGAGGGCGGCTCCTCCGGAGCCGTGGGGCTCTGGGACGACGACGCCGACTGGCGCGAGGCGGAGACGACGATGGACGCCCTTCGCGCCCGCTTCGGCCCCGGGAGCGTGACGTCCGCGAGCCTCCTGGGCACGTCGACCAAGCGCCTGTCGCGCGGCACGCGGCCCGAGCGTCGCGACACGCCCGAGGCTCCGGCGCAGGCCCCCGTCGTTCCCCGCAACACCCCGGACGTGTCGGAGCCGCCGTGGCGCCCCGAGTAG
- a CDS encoding Sir2 family NAD-dependent protein deacetylase: protein MPDPATTHVAGPPADHGAALDRGLDEAVAVLRGRRVAVLTGAGVSTDSGIPDYRGEGAPVRHPMTFQQFVASEERRKRYWAGSHLGYRAFASARPNPGHRALAALEEAGITNGVVTQNVDGLHLRAGSARVVDLHGTVDRVVCLDCGQEFARDTIAARMALENPWLEHPEEVRLNPDGDVEVSDIDSFEVPACTVCGGVLKPDVVFFGEFVPVERFAEAKAMVQGAEALVIAGSSLVVNSGIRLLEAALRRKAAVVIVNRGVTKGDARASVKLNAGTSETLARLLERLVDA, encoded by the coding sequence ATGCCGGACCCAGCCACCACCCACGTCGCAGGGCCTCCCGCCGACCACGGAGCCGCCCTCGACCGAGGTCTCGACGAGGCCGTCGCCGTCCTCCGGGGCCGCCGCGTCGCTGTCCTGACGGGCGCCGGCGTCTCCACCGACTCCGGGATCCCCGACTACCGAGGCGAGGGGGCACCGGTCCGGCACCCCATGACGTTCCAGCAGTTCGTGGCGAGCGAGGAGCGCCGCAAGCGCTACTGGGCGGGCAGCCACCTTGGCTACCGCGCGTTCGCGTCGGCTCGGCCCAACCCGGGGCACCGGGCGCTCGCGGCGCTCGAGGAGGCGGGCATCACCAACGGCGTCGTCACGCAGAACGTCGACGGCCTCCACCTGCGGGCAGGATCCGCGCGCGTCGTCGACCTGCACGGCACCGTCGACCGCGTGGTCTGCCTCGACTGCGGGCAGGAGTTCGCCCGCGACACGATCGCCGCGCGCATGGCCCTCGAGAACCCGTGGCTCGAACACCCCGAGGAGGTGCGCCTCAACCCGGACGGCGACGTCGAGGTCTCCGACATCGACTCCTTCGAGGTGCCCGCGTGCACCGTGTGCGGCGGCGTCCTGAAGCCCGACGTGGTCTTCTTCGGCGAGTTCGTCCCGGTGGAGCGCTTCGCCGAGGCGAAGGCGATGGTGCAGGGCGCCGAGGCGCTGGTGATCGCGGGGTCGTCGCTGGTCGTGAACTCCGGCATCCGGCTCCTGGAGGCGGCCCTCCGCCGCAAGGCGGCGGTGGTGATCGTCAACCGGGGCGTCACCAAGGGCGACGCCCGGGCCAGCGTTAAGCTGAACGCCGGCACGTCGGAGACTCTGGCGCGCCTTCTCGAACGGCTCGTCGACGCGTAG